The DNA segment GCCGGAGCCGATGTGCACGCCCACGCGCTCCGCGTTCTGCGGCGTGACCTGGAGCCCGGAAGACTTCACCGCTTCCTCGGTGGCGGCGAGCGCCAGGTGGATGAAGCGGCCCATCTTCTTGAGCTCTTTTTTCTCGATGAACTGCAGCGGATCGAAGTTGCGGACCTCGGCGGCGATCTGGCAGGCGAAGGCGGAGGCGTCGAACTGCGTGATCTTGTGCACGCCGCTCTGCCCGGCGAGCAGGTTCTTCCACGCCTCTTCCGTGCTGTTACCGACCGCGCAGATGAGCCCCAGGCCGGTGACGACTACGCGACGCGCCAAACGTTACTTCCCCTTGGCGTGCTTGTCGATGTAGTCGACGGCGTCCTTGACGGTGCGGATCTTCTCCGCGTCCTCGTCGGGGATCTCGATGTCGAACGCCTCTTCGAACGCCATGACGAGCTCGACGGTGTCGAGCGAGTCGGCGCCCAGGTCGTCTACGAACGACGCGTTGGCGGTG comes from the Terriglobales bacterium genome and includes:
- the acpP gene encoding acyl carrier protein — translated: MAAVEEKVKQIIVEQLGVDEGEVTANASFVDDLGADSLDTVELVMAFEEAFDIEIPDEDAEKIRTVKDAVDYIDKHAKGK